In Paludisphaera rhizosphaerae, a genomic segment contains:
- a CDS encoding helix-turn-helix domain-containing protein produces MAQFYTLEEAARVLGMSPEELKAKAQSREVRAFLDGGTWRFRVADVDELARRHGLGSDAELRLSDLEAPAASAADLDELDLSEFQLGAAKPDLGAETMHFGVTGDSGSGEHDLMIDDLSVPPNPVTGSSSVIIGMSTSGKRPSDSDVRLVPEYKGASDSDVRLASPGRVPSDSDVTLIKDDTSEHMLIPASGASDSGISPGRVGSSSEMSAASADSDFELKPSSEQLVDALQPESGSDFELSALDASDEFEATPLKPSDSDVTAADPNLSGINLSRPSDSGINLLGAFSGGESIELAPLSDEELPTSKARPAAPSKPKPGLSATPPPAVAKAEKDIFDDTDFEVDAALDDESDDKTVQLNAGSDFDLEDSDSASEVFAIDEEDVDINAATAMAPSGITEDDDEEDDGFDDAVSSEMATAWASDDTPSTSSASPGMVISREPAADWDGLSVGLLAAASFFVLLSSFLAYDLVRNLYDFHEGGVASGLVKSISGLVFQ; encoded by the coding sequence ATGGCTCAGTTCTACACGCTTGAAGAAGCCGCCCGCGTCCTGGGGATGAGTCCTGAGGAACTGAAGGCGAAGGCTCAGTCCCGAGAAGTCCGCGCGTTTCTGGACGGCGGCACCTGGCGGTTCCGCGTCGCCGACGTGGATGAGCTCGCCCGCCGCCACGGCCTGGGAAGCGACGCCGAGCTGCGGCTCTCCGACCTGGAAGCCCCGGCCGCCAGCGCCGCCGACCTCGACGAGCTGGATCTCTCCGAGTTCCAGCTCGGCGCGGCCAAGCCGGACCTCGGCGCCGAGACGATGCACTTCGGCGTGACCGGCGACAGCGGATCCGGCGAGCACGACCTGATGATCGACGACCTGTCGGTCCCGCCCAACCCGGTGACCGGCTCCAGCTCGGTCATCATCGGCATGTCCACGAGCGGCAAGCGTCCCAGCGACTCCGACGTCCGCCTGGTCCCCGAATACAAGGGCGCCAGCGACTCTGACGTCCGGCTCGCCTCTCCCGGCCGCGTCCCGAGCGACTCCGACGTCACCCTCATCAAGGACGACACCTCGGAGCACATGCTGATCCCGGCCTCCGGCGCGTCCGACAGCGGCATCAGTCCCGGCCGCGTCGGCTCGTCGTCCGAGATGTCGGCCGCCTCGGCCGACAGCGACTTCGAGCTGAAGCCCTCCAGCGAGCAACTCGTCGACGCTCTCCAGCCCGAATCGGGCAGCGACTTCGAGCTGAGCGCTCTGGACGCCAGCGACGAATTCGAGGCGACCCCGCTGAAGCCGAGCGATTCGGACGTCACCGCGGCCGACCCGAACCTCTCCGGCATCAACCTGTCCCGGCCCAGCGACTCCGGCATCAACCTGCTGGGCGCTTTCAGCGGCGGCGAGTCGATCGAGCTGGCCCCGCTCAGCGACGAGGAACTCCCCACCAGCAAGGCCAGGCCGGCCGCCCCGTCCAAGCCCAAGCCCGGCCTGTCCGCCACGCCCCCGCCGGCCGTCGCCAAGGCCGAGAAGGATATCTTCGACGACACCGACTTCGAGGTCGACGCCGCCCTCGACGACGAGTCGGACGACAAGACCGTCCAGCTCAACGCCGGCAGCGACTTCGACCTGGAAGACAGCGACAGCGCCTCGGAAGTCTTCGCGATCGACGAGGAAGACGTCGACATCAACGCCGCCACGGCGATGGCCCCCTCGGGCATCACCGAGGACGACGACGAGGAAGACGACGGCTTCGACGACGCCGTCTCCAGCGAAATGGCGACCGCCTGGGCGTCGGACGACACCCCCTCGACCTCCTCGGCCTCGCCGGGCATGGTCATCTCGCGTGAGCCGGCCGCCGATTGGGACGGCCTCTCCGTGGGTCTGCTGGCCGCCGCCAGCTTCTTCGTCCTGCTCTCCTCGTTCCTGGCCTACGACCTGGTCCGGAACCTCTACGACTTCCACGAGGGAGGCGTCGCCTCCGGACTCGTCAAGTCGATCTCCGGCCTCGTCTTCCAATGA
- the lexA gene encoding transcriptional repressor LexA: MADLDSLTSRQREIYSFIRSKIQGRGYGPTVREIGLHFQIKSPNGVMCHLKALQKKGLIHREPNMSRAIQLLDDPTTAQPAGGLKLVGRIAAGQPIEAIEQDDELTFSDWVEDGGKFALRVTGESMIEEHIADGDYVVIKQQDQARDGQIVAVRDEDGEATLKKIFRDRGRVRLEPANRTMKPIFRDHVDILGVLVGVVRKY, from the coding sequence ATGGCCGACCTCGACTCGCTCACATCGCGGCAACGCGAGATCTACAGCTTCATCAGGAGCAAGATTCAAGGACGAGGCTACGGTCCCACGGTGCGGGAAATCGGTCTTCATTTTCAGATCAAGAGCCCTAACGGCGTGATGTGCCACCTGAAGGCACTGCAGAAGAAGGGCTTGATCCACCGCGAGCCCAACATGTCGCGCGCGATCCAGCTTCTGGACGACCCCACCACGGCTCAGCCGGCGGGCGGGTTGAAGCTGGTGGGTCGGATCGCCGCCGGCCAGCCGATCGAGGCGATCGAGCAGGACGACGAGTTGACCTTTTCCGACTGGGTCGAGGACGGCGGCAAATTCGCCCTCCGGGTGACCGGCGAGTCGATGATCGAAGAGCACATCGCCGACGGCGACTACGTCGTGATCAAGCAACAGGACCAGGCTCGCGACGGTCAGATCGTGGCGGTCCGCGACGAGGACGGCGAGGCGACCCTCAAGAAGATCTTTCGAGACCGGGGACGCGTCCGCCTCGAACCGGCCAACCGCACCATGAAGCCGATCTTCCGCGATCACGTCGACATCCTCGGCGTGCTGGTCGGCGTCGTCCGCAAGTACTGA
- a CDS encoding NUDIX domain-containing protein — translation MSSTHNERVLVVPAAELDRLGRFQGFHADADRYLSVLLKPENTSFRPRSEVETDPSLKQIIPYVVLRSAGKVFCYTRGGSQGEKRLHSLRSLGVGGHVDEADAGGNCGFEAYDTAMRRELEEEVDIQSPGVLKLAGLINDDATPVGEVHLGVVHIYDLEEPLVSPREEGLAASGFVPIAELLEDRDRFETWSRFCIDELLAEA, via the coding sequence GTGAGCTCGACCCACAACGAGCGTGTTCTCGTCGTCCCTGCCGCCGAGCTTGACCGTCTGGGCCGGTTCCAGGGGTTCCACGCGGACGCCGACCGTTACCTCTCCGTCCTGCTCAAGCCGGAGAACACGTCGTTCCGTCCTCGGTCGGAGGTCGAGACCGACCCTAGCCTGAAGCAGATCATTCCCTACGTCGTGCTCCGGTCGGCGGGAAAGGTTTTCTGCTACACGCGGGGGGGGTCGCAGGGAGAGAAGCGGCTGCACTCGCTCCGCTCGCTGGGCGTCGGTGGGCACGTCGACGAGGCCGACGCCGGCGGCAACTGCGGCTTCGAGGCCTACGATACGGCCATGCGCCGGGAGCTTGAGGAGGAGGTCGACATCCAGAGCCCGGGCGTCCTCAAGCTCGCCGGCCTCATCAACGACGACGCCACGCCCGTCGGCGAGGTCCACCTGGGCGTCGTCCACATTTACGACCTGGAGGAGCCCCTGGTCTCCCCTCGCGAGGAGGGTCTGGCCGCCAGCGGCTTCGTGCCGATCGCCGAGTTGCTAGAAGATCGCGACCGCTTTGAGACCTGGTCGCGGTTCTGCATCGACGAGTTACTGGCCGAAGCCTGA
- the rnhA gene encoding ribonuclease HI, with the protein MEPDASAPADLVKLFTDGACSGNPGPGGWAYILQHPASGQERSEAGAEWETTNNRMELTGPIEGLASLKRRCTVELVTDSQYVAKGIKEWMPNWKRRGWQRKEGNALKPVMNVDLWKRLDELLAAHDVRVTHVLGHRGHVENEACDRMAVEAYKELKRNGRPV; encoded by the coding sequence ATGGAACCGGACGCCTCCGCCCCCGCCGACCTTGTCAAGCTCTTCACCGACGGCGCCTGCAGCGGCAACCCCGGCCCTGGCGGCTGGGCCTACATCCTCCAGCATCCCGCCAGCGGCCAGGAGCGCAGTGAGGCCGGCGCCGAGTGGGAGACCACGAACAACCGGATGGAGTTGACCGGCCCGATCGAGGGGCTCGCCTCGCTGAAGCGGCGATGCACCGTCGAGCTGGTGACGGACAGCCAGTACGTCGCCAAGGGGATCAAGGAGTGGATGCCCAACTGGAAGCGCCGGGGCTGGCAGCGGAAAGAGGGGAACGCCCTCAAGCCCGTAATGAACGTGGACCTCTGGAAGCGGCTCGACGAACTGCTCGCCGCCCATGACGTCCGCGTCACCCACGTTCTCGGCCACCGAGGCCACGTCGAGAACGAAGCCTGCGATCGCATGGCTGTCGAAGCTTACAAGGAACTCAAACGCAACGGCCGACCGGTTTGA
- a CDS encoding sigma-54-dependent transcriptional regulator translates to MIDKSHRGGLRILFADDEAHLRDLMQMELPRLGHEVTVCPDGTAALKALERSSFDVALLDIRMPGITGIDVLTQIKQLSPETQVILLTGHATVDTAVQALRLGAFDYLTKPCKWAELEVILNRVAERRDLANKTVALESRLKAAEGAPLIIGDTPAMQQVKRLIDTIAPTDATVMILGETGTGKELVARNVHDRSERSQRVFIPVNCGALPENLVESELFGHRKGAFTGAETNRKGLFEVANGGTLFLDEVGELDKSVQVKLLRFLECGEIRRVGENEPFRVDVRVVCATNRDLREMVANDQFREDLFFRLNTFEIILPPLRDRRYDIPELARHMISRYAARRGLTETSISPEAVEVLTAHNWPGNIRELANAVERALILAGNGPIRPEHLPTQLPAKNRPQAGASQAVGGPHFAIPEGSPTLRDIEMSYIQVVLEKHNGNKPAASKELGISLKTLYNKINQLQQM, encoded by the coding sequence ATGATCGACAAGTCGCATCGGGGAGGTTTGCGGATCCTGTTCGCCGACGACGAGGCGCACCTCCGCGACTTGATGCAGATGGAACTGCCCCGACTGGGCCACGAGGTCACCGTCTGCCCCGACGGCACCGCCGCGTTGAAAGCTCTGGAACGTAGCAGCTTCGACGTCGCCCTGCTCGACATCCGTATGCCCGGGATCACGGGGATCGACGTTCTCACCCAGATTAAGCAGCTTAGCCCTGAGACCCAGGTCATCCTTCTGACCGGCCACGCCACGGTCGACACGGCCGTCCAGGCGCTGCGGCTCGGCGCCTTCGACTATCTGACCAAGCCCTGCAAGTGGGCCGAGCTGGAGGTGATCCTCAACCGGGTCGCCGAGCGCCGGGACCTCGCGAACAAGACCGTCGCGCTGGAGAGCCGGCTCAAGGCGGCCGAGGGCGCCCCGCTGATCATCGGCGATACGCCGGCCATGCAGCAGGTTAAGCGACTCATCGACACGATCGCCCCCACCGACGCCACGGTGATGATCCTGGGCGAGACCGGCACCGGCAAGGAGCTGGTCGCACGCAACGTCCACGATCGCAGCGAGCGTTCCCAGCGCGTCTTCATCCCGGTCAATTGCGGGGCCCTTCCGGAGAACCTCGTCGAGAGCGAGCTGTTCGGGCATCGCAAGGGAGCCTTCACCGGGGCCGAGACCAACCGCAAGGGGCTGTTCGAGGTCGCCAACGGCGGCACGCTGTTCCTCGACGAAGTGGGTGAGTTGGACAAATCCGTCCAGGTGAAGCTGCTCCGCTTCCTGGAGTGCGGCGAGATCCGCCGCGTCGGCGAGAACGAGCCGTTTCGCGTCGACGTCCGGGTCGTCTGCGCCACCAACCGCGACCTCCGGGAAATGGTCGCCAACGACCAGTTCCGCGAGGACCTCTTCTTCCGGCTCAACACCTTCGAGATCATCCTGCCGCCGCTTCGGGACCGTCGTTACGACATCCCGGAGCTGGCCCGACACATGATCTCGCGCTACGCGGCCCGCCGTGGGCTGACCGAGACCTCCATCTCGCCCGAGGCCGTCGAGGTCCTCACGGCGCACAACTGGCCGGGCAACATCCGTGAGCTGGCCAACGCCGTCGAACGCGCCCTGATCCTCGCCGGCAACGGGCCGATCCGTCCCGAACACCTGCCGACCCAGCTTCCGGCCAAGAACCGTCCCCAGGCCGGGGCGTCGCAGGCTGTCGGCGGTCCGCATTTCGCGATTCCGGAAGGCTCGCCCACTCTCCGAGACATCGAAATGAGCTACATCCAGGTCGTTCTGGAGAAGCACAACGGCAACAAGCCGGCCGCTTCCAAGGAGCTGGGAATCAGCCTCAAGACGCTCTACAACAAGATCAACCAGCTTCAGCAGATGTGA
- a CDS encoding sensor histidine kinase, translating to MVRWPIRLKLMVGLCVVVGMMLILMGGSIFGLHAFHVSNLSLTDQLRELGASKDLIEAVFRLHAPRERTEEERAALIDVASTAREALTGYFQELKQNTMRGNRANSGLDELGLSFLLDDGLATLLNELRPEGPAVAPMLLGTTYFIAQHPEMLPQLEPAVDLPSRIERLKHIVMLLPKELHEDFFEILSMSKMQYQASRVIVWTASLIVLAMLCGLMALFQRWVLNPVRLLQRGVRRVARGSFDYKIDLNSGDEMEDLAAAFNEMTARISMTYADLEQQVHERSRQLVRSERLAGVGFLAAGVAHEINNPLASIAFCSEALENRVGALAGSADDPDHRVISNYLKMIQEEAFRCKNITEKLLDFARCGDIKRERSDLPSLIQGVVDMIRHIGKYRGKTILFQPKEAVLAHVDSQEIKQVVLNLAVNALESMDAGGTLRIDVRYDHGMAEISFVDNGCGMPPDVLENIFEPFFTRRRDGKGTGLGLSITHRIVNQHHGEITATSQGVGKGSTFRVRLPIHPSEKAEALGDSETRGSHVHAA from the coding sequence ATGGTCCGTTGGCCGATTCGCCTCAAGCTGATGGTCGGCCTTTGCGTGGTCGTCGGGATGATGCTCATCCTGATGGGGGGCTCGATCTTCGGGCTGCACGCGTTCCACGTCAGCAACCTCTCGCTCACCGACCAGCTTCGCGAGCTGGGGGCCTCCAAGGACCTCATCGAGGCCGTCTTCCGGCTCCACGCCCCTCGCGAGCGTACGGAAGAGGAGCGGGCCGCCCTCATTGACGTCGCGTCGACGGCCCGCGAAGCCCTCACGGGCTACTTTCAGGAACTCAAGCAGAACACAATGCGCGGCAACCGCGCCAACAGCGGACTGGATGAGCTAGGGCTCTCATTCCTGCTGGACGACGGTCTGGCGACGCTCCTCAACGAACTTCGACCGGAAGGTCCCGCCGTCGCACCAATGCTCCTCGGGACGACCTATTTCATCGCCCAGCACCCGGAGATGCTCCCCCAACTCGAACCGGCCGTCGACCTGCCGTCGCGGATCGAGCGGCTCAAGCACATCGTCATGCTGCTGCCCAAGGAACTGCACGAGGACTTCTTCGAGATCCTCTCGATGTCCAAGATGCAATACCAGGCGAGCCGGGTCATCGTCTGGACGGCGTCGCTGATCGTGCTGGCCATGCTCTGCGGTCTGATGGCCCTCTTCCAGCGCTGGGTGCTCAACCCGGTCCGGCTCCTCCAGCGAGGCGTACGGCGGGTCGCTCGGGGGTCGTTCGATTACAAGATCGACCTGAATTCGGGCGACGAGATGGAAGACCTGGCCGCCGCCTTCAACGAGATGACCGCCCGGATCAGCATGACCTACGCCGATCTCGAGCAGCAGGTCCACGAGCGCAGTCGACAACTCGTCCGTTCCGAGCGGTTGGCGGGCGTGGGTTTCCTCGCCGCGGGGGTGGCCCACGAAATCAACAACCCGCTGGCCTCGATCGCCTTCTGCTCCGAGGCCCTGGAGAATCGCGTGGGGGCGCTCGCGGGTTCGGCCGACGATCCCGACCATCGGGTGATCTCCAACTATCTGAAGATGATCCAGGAAGAGGCCTTCCGGTGTAAGAACATCACCGAAAAGCTCCTCGACTTCGCCCGCTGCGGCGACATCAAGCGCGAGCGGTCAGACCTCCCCAGCCTGATCCAGGGGGTGGTCGACATGATCCGGCACATCGGCAAGTACCGGGGGAAGACGATCCTCTTCCAGCCCAAGGAGGCCGTGCTGGCCCACGTCGACAGCCAGGAGATCAAGCAGGTCGTCCTGAACCTCGCGGTGAACGCGCTGGAGTCGATGGACGCCGGCGGGACGCTGCGGATCGACGTCCGCTACGACCACGGCATGGCGGAGATCAGCTTCGTCGACAACGGCTGCGGGATGCCCCCCGACGTCCTGGAGAACATCTTCGAGCCCTTCTTCACCCGCCGCCGCGACGGCAAGGGGACGGGTTTGGGGCTCTCGATCACGCATCGGATCGTCAATCAGCACCACGGCGAAATCACCGCGACCAGCCAGGGCGTCGGCAAGGGATCGACCTTCCGCGTTCGGCTGCCCATACACCCGTCCGAGAAGGCCGAAGCCCTGGGCGACAGCGAGACTCGAGGCTCGCACGTCCACGCCGCATGA
- a CDS encoding DUF1549 domain-containing protein gives MTGPRRRDLCGRILLTTFLAASAATTVWADDPVDALIGSPTSVKIEPPDALMVGQRANARLIVTATYADGSVRDLTRALEWSSEDQNVATVSKTGLATPKANGKSVITARKGSVEVSTTVRVEGMDKPSPVSFRRDVVPALSQASCNMGACHGTPTGKGGLKLSLRGYLPDQDFITLSRESGGRRINMMDADASVILRKPLGEAPHEGGIRLKRDSKAFEYLHDWIAEGAHDDPSSSEPVKLEMLPGARVLNAPAKNQQLVVMLTLADGSRKDVTSICYYDSSNPDVAEVDSTGYVNFKNRGEAAIIAHYLSLVASVRLTHLVEVPGFAAVDVPEDNVVDHTVVAKLNRMRIAPSENCSDAEFIRRVYLDVIGVLPRPEEVEAYLKDSPADRRGKVIDALLERPEFYDFWALKLADVLRSNGRLIDPKGAYVFHRWIRSALESGMPMDRFVQALLSSDGSTFSNPATNYYRISREPEAAVETTAQLFLGVRIQCAKCHNHPFERWTQDDYYGFAAFFSQIGRKPGAIPGEEVVYGTGAGDVKQPRTGKVMPPKALGGPVLEDAATDRRARLATWLTSKENPFFGKILVNRIWYHLMGRGIVEPVDDFRDSNPPSNDELLDGLVKEFVAGGFQLKPLIRTIVQSRTYQLSATANPLNKDDSIYFSHAATKLLPAEVLLDAICDVTGTPNAFPGLPPAARACQIPDGKMDDPFLKTFGRPARELACECERETDSNLSQALQLIGGSTVNNKLRSDGGRIAGLAKSGKPPEAIAEDLYRIAFSRSPNAAETEAAVKHLKDSKDLRAAVEDLAWVLINSKEFLFRH, from the coding sequence ATGACCGGACCCCGACGCCGAGACCTTTGCGGGCGAATCCTGCTGACGACGTTCCTGGCGGCCTCGGCCGCGACGACCGTCTGGGCCGATGATCCCGTCGACGCTCTGATCGGATCGCCGACCTCGGTGAAGATCGAACCCCCGGACGCCCTGATGGTCGGCCAGCGAGCCAACGCCCGCCTGATCGTCACGGCGACCTACGCCGACGGCTCCGTCCGCGACCTGACCCGCGCCCTCGAGTGGTCGAGCGAAGACCAGAACGTCGCGACGGTTTCCAAGACCGGCCTGGCGACCCCGAAGGCGAACGGCAAGTCCGTGATCACCGCCCGCAAGGGGAGCGTCGAGGTTTCAACGACCGTCCGGGTCGAGGGGATGGACAAACCTTCCCCCGTCAGCTTCCGTCGCGACGTGGTCCCCGCGCTCAGTCAGGCGAGCTGCAATATGGGGGCCTGTCACGGCACCCCGACCGGCAAGGGTGGGCTCAAGCTGAGCCTTCGCGGCTACCTGCCTGACCAGGACTTCATCACGTTGAGCCGCGAATCGGGCGGCCGGCGCATCAACATGATGGACGCCGACGCCAGCGTCATCCTCCGCAAGCCGCTCGGCGAAGCCCCCCACGAGGGCGGCATCCGCCTGAAGCGCGATTCCAAGGCCTTCGAATATCTCCACGACTGGATCGCCGAGGGCGCCCACGACGACCCGAGCTCCTCCGAGCCGGTCAAACTGGAGATGCTCCCCGGCGCCCGCGTCCTCAACGCCCCGGCGAAGAACCAGCAGCTCGTCGTGATGCTGACCCTGGCCGACGGCTCGCGGAAGGACGTCACCTCGATCTGCTATTACGACTCGTCAAACCCGGACGTCGCCGAGGTCGATTCCACGGGCTACGTGAACTTCAAGAACCGGGGCGAGGCGGCGATCATCGCCCACTATCTCAGCCTGGTCGCCAGCGTCCGGCTGACGCATCTCGTCGAGGTCCCCGGCTTCGCGGCCGTCGACGTCCCCGAAGACAACGTGGTCGACCATACGGTCGTCGCCAAGCTCAACCGGATGCGGATCGCCCCGTCCGAGAACTGCTCCGACGCTGAGTTCATCCGCCGAGTCTACCTGGACGTCATCGGCGTCCTCCCCCGCCCCGAGGAGGTTGAGGCGTACCTGAAGGACAGCCCGGCCGACCGTCGCGGCAAGGTGATCGACGCCCTCCTCGAACGGCCGGAGTTCTACGACTTCTGGGCGTTGAAGCTGGCCGACGTCCTCCGATCCAACGGCCGACTGATCGATCCCAAGGGAGCCTACGTCTTCCACCGCTGGATCCGCTCGGCGCTGGAGTCGGGGATGCCGATGGACCGGTTCGTCCAGGCCCTGCTCTCTTCGGACGGCTCGACCTTCTCCAACCCGGCCACCAACTACTACCGGATCAGCCGGGAGCCCGAGGCGGCCGTCGAGACCACGGCTCAGCTCTTCCTGGGCGTCCGGATCCAGTGCGCCAAGTGCCACAACCACCCCTTCGAGCGCTGGACGCAGGACGATTACTACGGCTTCGCCGCCTTCTTCTCGCAGATCGGCCGGAAACCGGGGGCCATCCCCGGCGAGGAGGTCGTCTACGGCACCGGAGCCGGCGACGTGAAGCAGCCCCGGACGGGCAAGGTCATGCCCCCCAAGGCCCTGGGCGGCCCCGTTCTGGAAGACGCCGCGACCGACCGTCGCGCCCGCCTGGCGACGTGGCTGACCTCCAAGGAGAACCCGTTCTTCGGCAAGATCCTGGTCAACCGGATCTGGTATCACCTGATGGGCCGGGGGATCGTCGAACCCGTCGACGACTTCCGCGACTCCAATCCGCCCTCAAACGACGAGTTGCTCGACGGCCTGGTCAAGGAGTTCGTCGCCGGCGGATTCCAGCTCAAGCCGCTGATCCGAACGATCGTCCAAAGCCGCACTTACCAGCTTTCGGCGACGGCCAACCCGCTGAACAAGGACGACTCGATCTACTTCTCGCACGCCGCCACGAAGCTGCTCCCGGCTGAGGTGCTGCTCGACGCCATCTGCGACGTCACCGGCACGCCCAACGCCTTCCCGGGGCTCCCCCCGGCGGCCCGCGCTTGCCAGATCCCCGACGGCAAGATGGACGACCCGTTCCTCAAGACCTTCGGCCGTCCTGCCCGCGAGTTGGCCTGCGAATGCGAGCGCGAGACCGACTCGAATCTCTCGCAGGCCCTCCAGCTCATCGGCGGCTCGACTGTGAACAACAAGCTCCGCTCCGACGGCGGCCGGATCGCCGGCCTCGCCAAGAGCGGCAAGCCCCCTGAGGCGATCGCCGAGGACCTCTACCGCATCGCCTTCAGCCGCTCCCCCAACGCCGCCGAAACCGAAGCGGCCGTCAAGCACCTCAAGGATTCGAAAGACCTCCGCGCCGCCGTCGAAGACCTGGCGTGGGTGTTGATCAACTCCAAGGAGTTCCTGTTCCGGCATTGA
- a CDS encoding M48 family metallopeptidase translates to MIPIPFLIALFLAFGLDAPGSPPDDVIATTIRTVAASLAVASAAFTLGLWTAWRVRGKGYATSRVRRVFFYGSRLVAVLTLAAFGWMIHGWGWAGVVNDSWGWRGSVLVDDVLTIAPFLFMQILTWWGLFYGERAIHGLPVSHASARVARHLYLKTRQALALAMPIILIFVLRNDVFGRFWPETRDDPAAETAELALLGFLILVLSPLFIRMAWPTRPLPDGPLRNRLEAISRRSGFRCSDVLVWDTDHAMVNACVTGVLPRFRYVLLSDALIDSLTPTEIAAVFGHEIGHVAHRHLPFFLFFFVGCLTVLTMASDVFTGLEAWISHLTTVDPSGPSTVRDVVEGLTVAVGIGGVFWLLFGQLSRRFERQADVYGCKAVSCDSEDCPPHVDLEALVDDGRPIDRVCPTGVRIFADALATVARQNGIDPETKSWRHGSIASRIAFLQKLAAAPEREAAFQRHVRRVRYGLAAGLLAVIGVAGAAHWLGMIR, encoded by the coding sequence ATGATCCCCATCCCGTTTCTGATCGCCCTTTTTCTCGCTTTCGGCCTCGATGCGCCGGGGTCGCCGCCGGACGACGTCATCGCCACGACGATTCGAACGGTCGCCGCAAGCCTGGCCGTGGCCTCGGCCGCCTTCACCCTGGGACTCTGGACGGCCTGGCGCGTCCGAGGCAAGGGGTACGCGACCTCCCGCGTGCGGCGAGTCTTCTTCTATGGCTCGCGATTGGTCGCCGTTCTCACCCTGGCGGCCTTCGGCTGGATGATCCACGGCTGGGGGTGGGCCGGGGTCGTGAACGATTCCTGGGGATGGCGGGGCTCGGTCCTCGTCGACGACGTGCTGACGATCGCGCCGTTTCTGTTCATGCAGATCCTGACGTGGTGGGGCCTCTTTTACGGCGAACGGGCCATCCACGGGCTGCCGGTCTCGCACGCCTCCGCGCGGGTCGCAAGGCATCTCTACCTCAAGACGCGTCAGGCGCTGGCTTTGGCGATGCCGATCATCCTGATCTTCGTGCTTCGCAACGACGTCTTCGGACGGTTCTGGCCGGAAACGCGGGACGATCCGGCGGCCGAGACGGCCGAGCTGGCCCTGCTCGGGTTTCTGATCCTGGTCCTCTCGCCTCTGTTCATTCGGATGGCCTGGCCGACCCGTCCGCTCCCCGACGGGCCGCTCCGGAACCGGCTGGAGGCGATCTCGCGGCGGTCGGGCTTCCGTTGCAGCGACGTGCTGGTCTGGGACACCGACCACGCGATGGTCAACGCCTGCGTGACGGGCGTCCTGCCGAGGTTCCGCTACGTCTTGCTTTCCGACGCCCTCATCGACTCACTGACGCCGACGGAGATCGCCGCCGTTTTCGGCCATGAGATCGGCCACGTCGCGCACCGACACCTGCCGTTCTTTCTGTTCTTCTTCGTCGGCTGTCTGACGGTCCTGACGATGGCCTCCGACGTCTTCACCGGCCTCGAGGCCTGGATCTCGCACCTGACCACCGTCGATCCCTCGGGCCCGTCGACGGTTCGCGACGTCGTCGAGGGCCTGACGGTCGCCGTGGGGATCGGCGGAGTCTTCTGGCTCCTTTTCGGCCAGCTGTCACGCCGATTCGAGCGTCAGGCCGACGTCTACGGCTGCAAGGCGGTCTCCTGCGATTCGGAGGACTGCCCGCCCCACGTCGACCTGGAAGCCCTCGTCGACGACGGCCGTCCCATCGACCGCGTCTGTCCGACCGGCGTCCGGATCTTCGCCGACGCCCTGGCGACCGTGGCCCGCCAGAACGGCATCGATCCCGAGACCAAATCCTGGCGTCACGGCAGCATCGCGAGCCGCATCGCCTTCCTCCAGAAGCTCGCCGCCGCCCCCGAACGCGAGGCCGCCTTCCAGCGCCACGTCCGCCGCGTCCGCTACGGCCTCGCCGCCGGCCTGCTGGCCGTCATCGGAGTTGCTGGGGCTGCCCACTGGCTGGGGATGATCCGTTGA